One genomic segment of Chitinophaga sancti includes these proteins:
- a CDS encoding DUF6686 family protein, with the protein MCDIRTLCIKNTAQISHCMHCQTVFIWHNNLLLNFSPQEFQFFRETMNRQDFVDCCMVFPDGEERVIIHAPCKDISFTFTQDEFNDLRDAIDEALLLQQVYELIR; encoded by the coding sequence ATGTGTGACATCAGGACTTTATGTATAAAGAATACGGCACAAATTAGCCATTGTATGCACTGTCAGACGGTTTTTATCTGGCATAATAATTTGTTACTCAATTTCTCCCCACAAGAATTTCAGTTCTTTCGTGAAACGATGAATAGACAAGACTTTGTAGATTGTTGTATGGTATTCCCTGATGGGGAAGAAAGAGTCATCATTCATGCTCCTTGTAAGGATATCAGCTTCACTTTTACCCAGGATGAATTCAATGACCTCAGAGATGCGATCGATGAGGCGTTACTGCTACAGCAGGTATATGAATTAATACGATAG
- a CDS encoding helical backbone metal receptor → MNRLIVLTATLLVAMNTFAQKRIVSLNGAVTEIVVALGFEKNIVGVDVTSTYPASMQQVAKVGHNRNISAEPVLALNPDLILGTDNFLQPAVIEQFKTVGVKTQIFKQEFSIEGTKKLITEVADALQVPAKGVALVKQLEKEQAALKIKSTGKKVLFIYARGAGTMLVAGTGTPTEKMISLAGAQNAANSFNDFKPLTPEALVTANPDIILMFDDGLKSMGGVDGLLKVQGVQQTTAGKEKKVVVMDGALLTGFGPRVISAVKELAGKLNS, encoded by the coding sequence ATGAACCGCTTGATCGTCCTGACCGCTACATTACTTGTGGCGATGAATACTTTTGCCCAGAAGAGAATTGTTTCCCTGAATGGCGCCGTTACTGAAATTGTTGTTGCATTGGGTTTTGAGAAAAATATTGTGGGGGTGGATGTAACCAGTACTTATCCTGCCAGCATGCAACAGGTTGCCAAAGTAGGGCATAATAGAAATATCTCTGCAGAGCCAGTGTTGGCGCTTAATCCTGATCTGATTTTGGGGACGGATAATTTTTTACAGCCGGCTGTGATTGAACAGTTTAAAACTGTGGGAGTGAAGACACAGATTTTCAAACAGGAATTTTCTATTGAAGGGACTAAGAAGTTGATTACTGAAGTGGCTGATGCGTTGCAGGTGCCGGCAAAAGGTGTTGCACTTGTTAAACAATTGGAGAAAGAGCAGGCGGCATTGAAGATAAAGTCAACTGGTAAGAAGGTGTTATTTATATATGCACGTGGTGCGGGGACTATGTTGGTAGCGGGTACAGGAACCCCTACGGAAAAAATGATTAGTCTGGCAGGAGCACAGAATGCTGCTAATAGTTTTAATGATTTTAAACCATTGACACCGGAGGCGTTGGTGACGGCTAATCCGGATATTATTTTGATGTTTGATGATGGGTTGAAGAGTATGGGTGGAGTTGATGGGTTGCTGAAGGTGCAGGGAGTGCAGCAAACGACTGCCGGGAAGGAGAAGAAGGTGGTGGTGATGGATGGGGCTTTGTTGACGGGTTTTGGGCCCAGGGTGATAAGTGCAGTGAAGGAATTGGCTGGGAAGTTGAATAGTTAG
- a CDS encoding TonB-dependent receptor: MKFRVILLALLFACSYESNAQINKGMDSVQLNDVVVTGQYTPQSLKHSVYQVRTITADYIKMRGATNILGVLDNQLGIRFSNDNTLGETDVELMGMSGAEVKILLDGVPLVDRGSTRQSLAQIDVHSIERIEIVEGPMSVVYGTDALAGVINIITKKYNGDKQLSVNASVQEETVGKEYAALDGNGQHNASLGLRWSDHGYFAGAGITGNNFGGWSDTLTGRAKAWHPKDQLMTYGTVGIDRKNVKAWYRLDYLDEDLAAKGDINYDNGKATDAHYLTKRYTHQAQAMWQVNDDLSINGAMSYQDYNRHTRTTIKNFTDGTETLSTASGTQDVTKYNALFFRSTAQYSLNAHLSFQPGVEYSRDASSGQRIDGTPSISNYSLFASAELKPTRGINIRPGVRFSKNSIYDAPPVIPSLNVKFALSKTLDLRLSYARGFRAPALRELYFNFFDASHAIKGNTNLKAEYSNSFTGSLSWQAIQAGNVKLNVTATGFYNDFDNMIDYAYVANSDTMTYVNIAKFKTTGGTLMGKLNWKNLDVSVGASYIGRYNEFSDDDTYKTLDPTPTFMWTPELNGNVTYNMRKIGTTLNLSYKYNGVRPTYESATATDGTTYLHQVKSAAYHMADFTVVKSLTKLFNINAGVRNIFNVTNINNSTVNSGVAHSAGTQLPMWYGRSYFLGVSFTWNRK; this comes from the coding sequence ATGAAGTTTAGGGTAATTCTATTAGCCTTGCTATTCGCATGTTCGTACGAAAGCAATGCTCAGATTAATAAAGGAATGGATTCGGTACAGCTAAATGATGTTGTGGTGACAGGACAATACACCCCACAATCATTAAAGCATTCTGTATACCAGGTGAGGACCATTACTGCAGATTATATTAAAATGCGGGGGGCTACAAACATTTTAGGTGTGCTGGATAATCAGTTGGGTATTCGTTTTTCTAATGATAACACTTTGGGCGAAACTGATGTGGAACTCATGGGAATGTCTGGTGCAGAAGTGAAGATCTTACTGGATGGTGTGCCATTGGTAGATCGTGGAAGTACCCGGCAGAGCCTTGCCCAGATTGATGTACATAGTATTGAACGTATTGAGATTGTAGAAGGACCGATGTCTGTTGTCTATGGTACAGATGCACTCGCAGGTGTGATTAATATTATTACAAAGAAGTATAATGGCGATAAGCAATTGTCTGTAAATGCGAGTGTACAGGAAGAAACCGTGGGCAAAGAATATGCAGCACTGGATGGTAACGGTCAACACAATGCATCGTTGGGATTGCGCTGGAGTGATCATGGTTATTTTGCAGGTGCAGGTATTACGGGAAATAATTTTGGCGGATGGAGTGATACACTGACTGGACGCGCCAAGGCTTGGCATCCGAAGGATCAGTTGATGACTTATGGTACAGTGGGTATTGACAGGAAAAATGTGAAGGCCTGGTATCGTCTTGATTACCTGGATGAAGACCTGGCTGCAAAAGGAGATATTAATTATGATAATGGAAAAGCGACAGATGCTCATTATCTGACTAAAAGATATACACACCAGGCACAGGCGATGTGGCAGGTGAATGATGACCTGAGTATTAATGGTGCTATGTCTTACCAGGATTACAATAGACATACACGTACTACTATTAAAAACTTTACCGATGGGACGGAGACTTTATCTACCGCTTCCGGTACGCAGGATGTGACTAAATACAATGCTTTGTTCTTTAGAAGTACAGCGCAGTATTCCCTGAATGCTCATTTGTCTTTTCAGCCGGGTGTTGAATATAGTCGTGATGCCTCTTCCGGACAGCGTATAGATGGTACGCCCAGTATTTCTAACTATTCCCTTTTTGCTTCTGCTGAATTAAAACCAACCAGAGGTATCAACATCCGCCCGGGTGTTCGATTTAGTAAGAATTCTATTTACGATGCGCCCCCGGTGATACCTTCTTTGAATGTAAAATTTGCATTGTCTAAGACATTGGATCTGCGGTTGTCGTATGCCCGTGGTTTTAGGGCGCCGGCTTTGCGTGAGTTGTATTTTAATTTCTTTGATGCGAGTCATGCTATTAAAGGGAATACTAACCTGAAGGCGGAATATTCTAACAGTTTTACGGGATCATTGAGCTGGCAGGCGATTCAGGCAGGGAACGTGAAATTGAATGTAACTGCGACCGGTTTCTATAATGACTTTGATAACATGATTGACTATGCGTATGTGGCGAATAGTGATACGATGACTTATGTGAATATTGCCAAATTTAAAACTACGGGTGGAACGCTGATGGGAAAGCTCAATTGGAAAAACCTGGATGTGAGTGTAGGGGCTTCTTACATTGGTAGATACAATGAATTCTCTGATGATGATACTTACAAAACGTTAGATCCTACGCCAACTTTTATGTGGACGCCGGAGCTGAATGGGAATGTTACTTATAATATGAGGAAGATTGGGACTACGCTGAACCTGTCTTATAAATATAATGGTGTGAGACCTACGTATGAGTCGGCGACGGCTACGGATGGTACCACTTATTTGCACCAGGTGAAGTCGGCGGCTTATCATATGGCTGATTTTACAGTGGTGAAGTCGTTGACAAAGTTGTTCAATATTAATGCAGGGGTGAGGAATATATTCAATGTGACGAATATTAATAATAGTACGGTGAATAGTGGAGTGGCACATAGTGCGGGGACGCAGTTGCCAATGTGGTATGGGAGGAGTTACTTTTTGGGGGTGAGTTTTACGTGGAACAGGAAATAA
- a CDS encoding HmuY family protein, giving the protein MRISFLLLTAFLFASCSDKDKKDDPALPDLPAVTVTASGTYTVHNLAGDTVARAGGSAAFKTVYYSLEDGRVIPDAYAATDKWDIAFASIYNSSVWANNGTATYNPGKGGPGQGGIYLVVDSAIDKQYFDYENQRPAAVPIAESLMEEAFNKVTNVPVADADLLINGYLTLDHFNGSTNGYAFYDFYGQMYPGDSEKAHVVYGLPRTIIIKTAKGNYAKLMIYSFYKDNPANPDIHTAAPYITFKYTINKDGDKTFNQ; this is encoded by the coding sequence ATGCGTATATCTTTCTTGCTGTTAACCGCCTTTTTATTCGCATCCTGTTCGGATAAGGATAAAAAGGACGATCCTGCTTTACCTGATTTACCTGCGGTGACTGTGACTGCCAGTGGTACGTATACTGTGCATAACCTGGCGGGCGATACTGTAGCGAGAGCAGGTGGTAGCGCTGCTTTCAAAACTGTATACTATAGCCTGGAAGATGGCCGTGTGATACCCGATGCTTATGCCGCAACTGATAAATGGGACATTGCATTTGCCAGCATTTACAACAGTAGTGTATGGGCGAATAATGGTACGGCTACTTACAATCCTGGTAAGGGTGGACCTGGCCAAGGGGGCATTTACCTGGTGGTAGATAGTGCGATTGATAAGCAATATTTCGATTATGAAAACCAGCGCCCTGCTGCTGTACCTATTGCTGAGAGTTTAATGGAAGAGGCGTTTAATAAAGTGACGAATGTTCCTGTGGCAGATGCTGATCTGTTGATAAATGGTTATCTCACTTTGGATCATTTTAATGGGAGTACAAATGGATATGCCTTTTATGATTTCTATGGACAGATGTATCCGGGTGATAGTGAGAAAGCCCATGTGGTGTATGGGTTGCCACGTACTATTATTATTAAAACAGCGAAGGGGAATTATGCAAAACTGATGATCTATAGTTTTTATAAAGATAACCCGGCCAACCCGGATATTCATACTGCTGCACCTTATATCACTTTTAAATACACGATCAATAAAGATGGCGATAAGACATTTAACCAATAG
- a CDS encoding TonB-dependent receptor — MRTSKDLYTLFILCCSSLCAFSQSDTSRTLKSVEVKAVHLETLTSRAAMPVTVISRKTLEMMGSRRLDEVMREQTGIAIVNDVSAGSRAIGMQLQGFSADYILILIDGQPMIGRNAGNFDLSRITVADIERIEIVKGASSSLFGSEALGGVVNIITRQHIDAAQGQAIVRYGSQHTQDFTLEGETPFDDKNGSLNLSGNYYHTDGYNVNSFLSKGATAPPYDSYSLQGRLRYKLNANNSLNIAGRWALRNSINESVYSSSQVTNTTRDVLHETDVNGSIVWQTNLSKGRRANQDEGRIANLNKGRIANKDKGRTANPNKGWLLKTQYYLTRYSTTQDVSTGKSAQLSSNDFTQYYHRFEEQVQYVVSNQLSFTGGIGGNLEVMDGNDLKSEYAYAQGDWKVNDRLSSRLGFRYDHSDFYGGRLNPSAGLNYSLSEKIALTAAFGTGYKTPDFQKRYQVFTNPQAGYTVLGVEEVATQLATMQAAGLISEVRPVAKDISAALKPEMAVSYNVGMSYAPVKNIRMNVNGFYNQLHNFINTVQIATRTNFQPVYSYINLDRSFTGGVEASVSTHVLKGLEVSFGYQLLYAKDKGIMDSIRTGAYPYNKIRNNNTGETRASKVSDYIGLENRSRHMLNLRVFYEYAPWGINTTLRANYKSRSGYDDANNNRFLDTYDTFIDAYCLVYASIEKKLCKGHLAVQITADNLMNYTDMLMPGQPGRILMAGLKWRLFKQ, encoded by the coding sequence ATGCGTACCAGCAAAGATTTATACACGCTCTTCATATTGTGTTGTAGCAGTTTGTGTGCCTTTAGTCAATCCGATACCTCCCGTACTTTAAAAAGTGTGGAAGTCAAAGCCGTGCACCTGGAAACACTTACCAGCAGAGCTGCCATGCCTGTGACTGTGATTAGTCGCAAGACACTGGAAATGATGGGTAGCCGCCGACTGGATGAGGTGATGCGGGAACAGACGGGTATTGCGATTGTCAATGATGTCTCTGCAGGGTCGAGGGCAATTGGTATGCAACTACAGGGTTTTAGCGCTGATTATATCCTGATTTTAATTGATGGTCAACCTATGATAGGTAGAAATGCAGGTAATTTCGATTTATCAAGGATTACTGTTGCTGATATTGAAAGAATTGAAATTGTGAAGGGAGCCAGCTCGAGTTTGTTTGGGAGTGAGGCGTTGGGAGGGGTTGTGAATATTATTACCCGCCAACATATTGATGCAGCACAGGGGCAGGCTATTGTAAGATATGGCTCGCAGCATACGCAGGATTTTACTTTGGAAGGGGAAACACCATTTGATGATAAAAACGGTTCCCTCAACCTATCCGGTAATTATTATCATACCGATGGCTACAATGTGAATTCATTCCTGAGCAAAGGTGCGACCGCACCTCCCTATGATAGTTATAGTCTGCAGGGCCGGCTTCGGTATAAATTGAATGCTAACAATTCCTTGAACATCGCCGGTCGATGGGCACTCCGTAATTCAATCAATGAATCTGTCTATAGCAGTAGCCAGGTGACGAATACCACCAGGGATGTACTGCATGAAACTGATGTGAATGGATCGATCGTCTGGCAGACTAACCTGAGTAAAGGTCGTAGGGCTAACCAGGATGAAGGTAGGATAGCTAACCTGAATAAAGGCCGGATAGCTAACAAGGATAAAGGCCGGACAGCTAACCCGAATAAAGGCTGGCTACTAAAAACACAGTACTACCTGACAAGATATAGCACTACACAGGATGTAAGTACAGGTAAGTCTGCACAACTGAGCTCAAATGATTTTACGCAATACTATCATCGCTTTGAGGAGCAGGTGCAGTATGTTGTTTCCAATCAGTTATCATTTACCGGTGGCATAGGAGGTAATCTCGAAGTGATGGATGGGAATGATTTAAAAAGTGAGTATGCCTATGCACAAGGAGACTGGAAAGTAAATGACCGCCTGAGTTCCCGTTTGGGTTTCCGCTATGACCATTCTGATTTTTATGGCGGCAGACTTAATCCCAGCGCTGGATTGAATTATAGCCTGTCAGAAAAAATAGCATTGACCGCTGCTTTTGGTACTGGTTATAAAACACCTGATTTTCAGAAGAGATACCAGGTGTTTACCAATCCACAGGCAGGATATACCGTATTGGGTGTGGAAGAAGTGGCTACTCAGTTAGCCACCATGCAGGCAGCAGGTTTGATCAGTGAGGTAAGACCTGTGGCAAAAGATATCAGTGCTGCACTGAAACCTGAAATGGCTGTCTCTTACAATGTTGGAATGAGTTATGCACCTGTTAAAAACATCCGCATGAATGTGAATGGCTTTTACAACCAGCTGCACAACTTTATCAACACTGTTCAGATTGCGACCCGCACAAATTTTCAACCTGTTTATTCCTATATCAATCTTGACAGATCTTTTACCGGTGGTGTAGAAGCCAGTGTCAGTACACATGTACTGAAAGGACTGGAAGTATCTTTCGGCTACCAGTTACTGTATGCAAAGGATAAAGGTATCATGGATTCTATCAGGACCGGCGCCTATCCATACAATAAGATACGTAACAATAATACAGGAGAAACGAGGGCATCCAAAGTTAGTGATTACATAGGTCTTGAAAACCGATCCCGGCATATGCTCAACCTACGTGTGTTTTATGAATATGCTCCCTGGGGCATCAACACTACTTTACGTGCGAATTATAAGAGCAGGTCTGGCTATGATGATGCAAACAATAACCGGTTTCTGGATACCTACGATACATTCATTGATGCCTACTGCCTGGTATATGCTTCTATCGAAAAGAAGCTTTGCAAAGGTCACCTGGCTGTTCAGATCACAGCAGACAACCTCATGAATTACACCGATATGTTGATGCCAGGACAACCCGGACGAATTTTGATGGCCGGGTTAAAATGGCGACTGTTTAAACAATAA
- a CDS encoding iron ABC transporter permease produces MNKIFKNISAIGGLSILLVLVILIATGTGAMHMSPLQVLAILLHKAGIHIPVFYEENMEGVLWMIRLPRVILGVLIGAGLGVAGASLQGLFRNPLADPGLIGISSGASMAAVVMIIVQSSLPIFQSVPLLNFYSLNFSAFAGAILTTLFIFRVARNGGQAVISTMLLAGIAVRALCESVTGLMTYVANNEQLRSITFWSLGSLGGASWTTVMGVTPFILIPVILLPGLAPAINLLALGEREAMHSGVKVARLKVQLVILATMAVAAGVAVAGIIGFIGLIVPHIVRQFTGPDYRILIPGAALSGAVLLTIADLLCRTMIAPAELPVGIITAVIGAPFFIWLIVKEKRMIMA; encoded by the coding sequence ATGAATAAGATATTTAAGAATATCAGTGCCATTGGTGGGCTTAGCATACTATTGGTACTGGTTATTCTCATTGCGACAGGTACCGGTGCCATGCATATGTCACCGCTGCAGGTGCTGGCTATTCTTCTGCACAAAGCAGGTATCCATATCCCTGTATTTTATGAAGAAAATATGGAAGGGGTGTTGTGGATGATCCGCTTGCCGCGTGTAATATTAGGTGTGTTGATTGGTGCGGGATTAGGTGTGGCAGGGGCTTCTCTGCAAGGGCTATTTCGAAACCCACTGGCTGATCCGGGTTTGATCGGGATTAGTTCCGGTGCATCGATGGCTGCTGTAGTGATGATTATTGTACAAAGTTCGTTGCCAATATTTCAATCTGTTCCCTTACTGAATTTTTATTCGCTCAACTTCTCTGCTTTTGCAGGAGCGATTCTTACGACACTGTTTATTTTTAGAGTAGCGCGTAATGGCGGACAGGCAGTGATATCTACTATGTTATTGGCAGGTATTGCGGTGAGAGCTTTGTGTGAATCAGTGACAGGTTTGATGACGTATGTGGCGAATAATGAACAGTTGAGAAGTATTACGTTTTGGTCATTGGGAAGTTTGGGAGGTGCGAGTTGGACGACGGTGATGGGGGTGACACCTTTTATATTAATACCGGTTATATTATTGCCTGGTTTGGCGCCTGCGATCAATCTTCTGGCCTTAGGTGAAAGAGAAGCGATGCATAGTGGTGTGAAGGTAGCGCGGTTAAAGGTGCAGTTGGTGATATTGGCTACCATGGCGGTGGCGGCAGGCGTGGCAGTGGCAGGGATTATTGGATTTATTGGGTTGATAGTGCCGCATATTGTGAGGCAGTTTACAGGGCCGGATTATAGAATTTTAATACCTGGTGCTGCGTTGTCAGGTGCGGTGTTGCTTACGATTGCCGATTTGTTGTGTAGGACGATGATTGCACCTGCAGAATTGCCGGTGGGGATTATTACGGCTGTGATTGGTGCGCCGTTTTTTATTTGGCTGATTGTAAAGGAGAAGAGAATGATAATGGCTTGA
- a CDS encoding HmuY family protein: MKLSRLLLVLAIATTGLFSACSKDDDATVVIAPSDGSELTLNGGGGTGSPNTVYVDMSTDSATAVKRLSWSLGFYSGSDYRVILNGFSAMSAKVTTKTDITAVTTDDASGVSMAIGQGQGTLSMIDDVYGDLSATVIAEVSATADANYVYLVKPEDGTTDPATWYKVKITRNGTTGYTLQYALLGATTINSVTITKNSSYNFVFFSFATNATVSVEPKKAEWDFAWSYAAYYTATIPYFFSDFVVINQYAGVSAAKVDSTVVGYSSFTKADTASLTFSSKRDAIGSSWRSTSSGIYKQYYYIVRDPAGNYYKLKFVSMGINDGGERGYPVVEYALIKE, encoded by the coding sequence ATGAAATTAAGCAGACTTTTACTCGTGCTCGCGATTGCTACTACTGGTTTATTTAGTGCATGTAGTAAAGATGATGATGCCACTGTGGTGATTGCTCCTTCTGATGGATCCGAATTAACTTTAAATGGTGGTGGCGGTACTGGCTCACCAAACACTGTATATGTTGATATGAGTACTGACTCAGCGACTGCTGTAAAACGCCTTAGCTGGTCACTGGGTTTTTATAGCGGTAGTGATTACAGAGTTATTCTGAATGGCTTTAGCGCTATGAGTGCGAAAGTGACTACCAAAACTGATATTACTGCGGTAACTACTGATGATGCCAGCGGTGTAAGTATGGCGATTGGCCAGGGTCAGGGTACACTTAGCATGATCGATGATGTATATGGTGATCTGAGTGCTACTGTGATTGCTGAAGTATCTGCTACTGCTGATGCGAACTATGTATACCTGGTGAAACCAGAAGATGGTACTACCGATCCTGCTACCTGGTATAAAGTGAAAATTACACGTAATGGTACTACTGGTTATACTTTACAATATGCTTTGCTGGGTGCTACTACTATTAATTCTGTTACTATTACCAAAAATTCCAGTTATAACTTTGTGTTCTTCTCATTTGCTACAAATGCTACGGTGAGTGTAGAGCCTAAGAAAGCGGAGTGGGATTTTGCATGGTCCTATGCAGCGTATTATACTGCTACTATTCCTTATTTCTTCTCTGATTTTGTGGTGATCAATCAGTATGCTGGTGTGTCTGCTGCCAAGGTGGATTCTACTGTGGTTGGGTATTCAAGCTTTACGAAGGCGGATACGGCTTCACTGACTTTCTCTTCTAAGAGAGATGCGATTGGTAGTAGCTGGAGGTCTACCAGCAGTGGTATTTACAAGCAATATTATTATATCGTGAGAGATCCGGCTGGTAATTATTATAAGCTGAAGTTTGTGAGTATGGGGATTAATGATGGTGGTGAGAGAGGGTATCCGGTTGTGGAGTATGCGTTAATTAAAGAATAG
- a CDS encoding hemin-degrading factor: MNEIVTPTLKDQWIAFRAENPKVRIRDAAKQLQVSEGEVVAACTGTAVQHLKAAFPDLMERMPDLGKVMVLTRNEHCVIERKGLFEQVDAAGRHVGTVLGKDIDLRMFFGRWKFGFAVNDDAATGFKRSIQIFDAQGNAILKIYAVEQTNIAAWDKLIAAFTADEQPLGITVLPAPAPAVYANETADKAAFLEGWAGLQDTHDFFPLLMKHKVSRTFALEIGDGKFTRKIGKESVKTILERAAASGLEIMVFVGNPGNIEIHTGKVEKIVEIPGWINVMDADFNLHLKTDDIAQSWAVQKPSVDGVVTSVEVFDAEGEMIAQFFGKRKPGNPELEGWRELVAKL, encoded by the coding sequence ATGAATGAAATTGTAACACCAACTCTTAAAGATCAATGGATCGCGTTTCGGGCAGAAAATCCTAAAGTAAGGATTCGCGATGCGGCAAAACAATTGCAGGTAAGTGAGGGAGAGGTGGTAGCAGCCTGCACTGGTACGGCTGTTCAACATCTGAAAGCTGCGTTCCCGGATTTGATGGAACGTATGCCTGACCTGGGTAAGGTAATGGTGCTGACACGCAATGAACATTGTGTGATTGAAAGGAAAGGTTTGTTCGAGCAGGTGGATGCTGCTGGCAGACATGTAGGTACTGTGTTGGGAAAAGATATTGACCTGCGTATGTTCTTTGGTCGCTGGAAGTTTGGGTTTGCAGTGAATGATGATGCGGCAACCGGGTTCAAACGTTCTATCCAGATCTTTGATGCACAGGGAAATGCGATTTTGAAGATCTATGCAGTAGAACAGACAAATATTGCAGCATGGGATAAATTGATAGCAGCGTTTACAGCTGATGAACAACCATTGGGAATTACAGTATTGCCTGCTCCGGCGCCGGCTGTGTATGCGAATGAGACGGCGGATAAAGCGGCTTTCCTGGAAGGATGGGCTGGTTTGCAGGATACGCATGATTTCTTCCCTTTGTTGATGAAACACAAAGTTTCACGCACGTTTGCCCTGGAGATTGGAGATGGGAAGTTTACGCGGAAGATAGGTAAGGAAAGTGTGAAGACGATATTAGAGCGTGCGGCGGCGAGTGGTTTGGAGATCATGGTGTTTGTGGGTAATCCAGGGAATATTGAGATTCATACAGGGAAGGTGGAGAAGATTGTGGAGATTCCAGGATGGATTAATGTGATGGATGCTGATTTTAATTTGCATTTGAAGACGGATGATATTGCCCAGAGCTGGGCAGTGCAGAAGCCAAGTGTGGATGGTGTGGTGACTTCGGTAGAAGTGTTTGATGCAGAGGGGGAGATGATTGCACAGTTCTTTGGGAAAAGAAAGCCTGGGAATCCGGAGTTAGAAGGGTGGAGAGAGTTGGTTGCGAAGCTATAA
- a CDS encoding heme ABC transporter ATP-binding protein, with product MLHIKNISLTLGKMPILKGISFDASAGELCVIMGANGAGKSTLLKVVAGEYPTYRGDVMIAGQALRNIPIARQATTRAVLSQHVTLNQAFSVQDVAAMGRYVYSRNLESLDKEIVKSALQIMQVYDLKDRAYPTLSGGQKQRVQLARVLAQLLEAPGLQELDYTGKKMLLLDEPVTGMDILHEQLALQLATKLTAAGVLVVAVLHDFQLAAAFAHRIILLKEGTLYTQGTVDDVFTSAHIKNSFGVEVSILSHPQCNYPLVVTAATTGLFQSPARKALNVF from the coding sequence ATGTTGCACATTAAAAACATATCGCTCACACTGGGAAAAATGCCAATACTCAAGGGGATCAGCTTTGATGCATCGGCAGGAGAGCTTTGTGTAATCATGGGAGCCAATGGAGCAGGAAAATCGACATTGCTGAAAGTGGTTGCCGGTGAGTACCCAACTTATAGAGGAGACGTGATGATTGCCGGGCAGGCACTGCGTAATATACCAATTGCCAGGCAAGCTACTACCAGGGCTGTACTATCACAGCACGTGACATTGAACCAGGCATTTTCTGTGCAGGATGTAGCAGCAATGGGAAGGTATGTATATAGCAGGAATTTGGAATCACTGGATAAGGAAATTGTGAAGAGTGCATTGCAGATCATGCAAGTCTATGACCTGAAAGACAGGGCTTATCCAACCTTGTCCGGTGGGCAAAAGCAACGTGTGCAGTTGGCGAGAGTATTAGCGCAGTTGCTGGAGGCACCGGGTTTGCAGGAGCTGGATTATACTGGTAAAAAAATGTTGTTGTTGGATGAGCCAGTGACTGGAATGGATATTTTGCATGAACAGCTGGCTTTGCAACTAGCGACGAAACTGACTGCTGCCGGGGTATTGGTGGTGGCTGTATTGCATGATTTTCAGTTGGCCGCTGCATTTGCACATCGTATAATATTATTAAAAGAAGGAACATTGTATACACAGGGTACTGTGGATGACGTGTTTACTTCTGCGCATATTAAAAATAGTTTTGGTGTGGAGGTGTCAATATTGTCGCATCCACAATGTAATTATCCGCTGGTGGTTACCGCCGCTACCACTGGTTTATTTCAATCACCTGCCAGGAAGGCATTAAATGTTTTTTAA
- a CDS encoding HmuY family protein — MYKRAQWQWLAAIVLLTMACKKDDNNVTKLNYEDGVSTVIYDLAGDTEASVADGVEGKEKRPFRSFYFKLSAKLQSWDSSNTFKQSSNWDLAFTDIYNALVYVNNGSGEGPGKGGSGKGLIIAVDTAYSKVTTAPEEDAFETGNLRFAGWDGYPQPYNTGWYFYSLNTHLAVPIKNRTFIIRTADGKYGKLELINVYQGNPPAVTDLFWPAPYFTFRYFVQQDGSHNLKTP, encoded by the coding sequence ATGTACAAGCGAGCCCAATGGCAATGGTTAGCAGCCATCGTACTGCTGACTATGGCCTGTAAGAAAGATGACAACAACGTTACCAAACTAAATTATGAAGATGGCGTGAGCACTGTCATCTACGACCTTGCCGGCGATACTGAAGCCTCTGTGGCGGATGGTGTGGAAGGAAAAGAGAAACGCCCGTTCAGGAGTTTTTATTTCAAGCTGTCTGCCAAACTGCAATCATGGGATAGCAGCAATACCTTTAAGCAAAGTAGTAACTGGGATCTTGCTTTTACAGATATCTATAACGCCCTCGTATATGTGAATAATGGTAGTGGAGAAGGACCTGGAAAAGGTGGTTCCGGAAAGGGACTGATCATCGCTGTAGATACTGCTTATAGCAAAGTGACGACAGCTCCCGAAGAGGATGCATTCGAAACGGGGAATCTTCGTTTTGCAGGATGGGATGGTTATCCACAACCTTATAATACCGGCTGGTATTTCTATTCGCTGAACACACACCTGGCTGTGCCTATTAAGAACCGCACGTTTATCATCCGCACAGCAGATGGTAAATATGGAAAGCTGGAACTGATCAATGTATACCAGGGAAATCCTCCTGCTGTGACTGATCTTTTCTGGCCGGCACCCTATTTCACCTTCCGCTATTTTGTACAGCAGGATGGTAGTCATAACCTGAAAACACCTTGA